Proteins co-encoded in one Solea senegalensis isolate Sse05_10M linkage group LG8, IFAPA_SoseM_1, whole genome shotgun sequence genomic window:
- the ulk2 gene encoding serine/threonine-protein kinase ULK2: protein METVGDFEYSRKDLVGHGAFAVVFKGRHRKKTDWEVAIKCINKKNLSKSQILLGKEIKILKELQHENIVALYDVQETPNSVFLVMEYCNGGDLADYLQAKGTLREETLRVFLQQIAAAMRILNNKGIIHRDLKPQNILLSYAGRKRSNISGIRVKIADFGFARYLQSNMMAATLCGSPMYMAPEVIMSQNYDAKADLWSIGTVIYQCLVGKPPFQANSPQDLRMFYEKNKSLQPIIPRETSPQLNDLLLGLLQRNQKDRMDFDAFFSHPFLEPSSTIKKSCPVPVPSASNTVTDCSCSSSPCIQYNSPPSLPDMQTLAEDGLSSPPLGPPNFLQLSKESAGSTSSKNSSCDTDDFVLVPNISIDSYDQPVGAGRRPSSEFLMCGGQPQPTPGQTPMVSPRTETTPIPVPTQVRNYQRIKQNLSSSPTTTLYGSPRPGTVRRSNTSPMGFPKMTSGSPSSGDVPQTVGRRLSIGSSRPYSPSPLVGTIPEQLGQCCCHLQNHEPRSRSSSGGSPVPSSQLLGARLQSAPTLTEFYQTRQKLHKQLSDPVHPSSSSSCSHSPQFGRPANLGSSPTKLLGSSPRMSDWLQKSPLPTIIGSPTKIISAPFKIPKTQASCNLMALADSPTPTRTLADVRDMCAHYSSPYLTGRPAAPEASRTFGRSVSTGRLSEHPVRITLGGQAYQGSTESLNTERPMDTAPAGPVGLAHGGSPSPRAVVFTVGSPPKSSTPPTCSHLCTRPRTTSVGSNSSAGSLCSTSGRIHVGSPPGMTIGSSPPGGFGGGHVVHGAEAGPSSLRYVPYGTSPPSLEGFITFEAPELPEETLMEREHTDTLMHLRMMLSFTDCVLEMAAVRAGGTEIGMSAASLYPPQDSVVVDQISQLSKEWGQVEQLVLYMKAAQLLASSLHLAKAQIKSAKLNPSTAVKQVVKNLNERYKTCISLCRQLTDKLNNFFSDKQRFVDEINSVTAEKLIYNQAVEMVQSAALDEMFKQTEDIAYRYSKASMLLDGLSKILQDPSDIENVVKYKASVDRRISTLCYCTVTLYE, encoded by the exons GAGCTACAGCATGAAAACATTGTGGCACTTTACGATGTACAG GAAACACCCAACTCTGTTTTTCTGGTCATGGAG TACTGTAACGGAGGTGATCTCGCTGACTATCTGCAAG CCAAGGGTACTCTGAGAGAAGAAACACTGAGAGTGTTCCTCCAGCAGATCGCTGCGGCCATGCGCATCCTCAACAACAAAGGAATCATCCACCGTGACCTGAAACCACAAAATATCCTGCTGTCCTACGCGGGACGCAAGAGGTCCAACATCAGTGGCATTCGCGTCAAAATAG ctgaTTTTGGCTTTGCACGATATCTCCAGAGCAACATGATGGCTGCCACACTGTGCGGGTCACCGATGTAcatg GCCCCAGAGGTCATCATGTCCCAGAACTATGACGCCAAGGCCGACCTCTGGAGCATAGGGACAGTCATCTACCAGTGTTTGGTTGGCAAGCCACCATTCCAG GCCAATAGTCCCCAAGACCTGAGGATGTTCTATGAGAAAAACAAGAGTCTACAACCTAT CATCCCAAGAGAAACTTCACCACAGCTTAATGACCTTCTACTTGGATTACTGCAGAGGAATCAGAAAGATaggatggactttg ACGCCTTCTTCAGCCATCCTTTCCTGGAGCCGTCATCGACCATTAAAAAAT CGTGTCCAGTGCCGGTTCCCAGCGCCTCTAACACAGTGACGGATTGTTCCTGTAGTAGCTCTCCATGCATCCAATACAACTCTCCTCCT TCTCTCCCGGACATGCAGACTCTAGCAGAAGATGGTCTTTCATCCCCTCCACTCGGTCCTCCTAACTTCCTTCAGCTGTCCAAAGAGTCCGCAGGAAGCACCAGCAGTAAGAACTCGTCCTGTGACACGGACGACTTTGTCCTGGTGCCCAACATCTCTATTGACAGTT ATGACCAACCAGTAGGAGCTGGACGTAGGCCTTCCAGCGAGTTCCTTATGTGTGGAGG GCAACCACAGCCCACTCCAGGACAGACCCCCATGGTGTCCCCACGAACGGAGACCACCCCCATCCCTGTTCCCACCCAGGTCCGCAACTACCAGCGCATCAAGCAGAACCTTTCTAGCAGCCCGACTACCACACTCTACGGCTCCCCCAG GCCTGGCACAGTGAGGCGCTCCAACACTAGTCCAATGGGGTTCCCCAAAATGACCTCAGGGTCCCCCAGCTCAGGAGATGTTCCTCAAACAGTGGGACGACGCCTCTCCATCGGCAGTTCCCGGCCATACTCACCCTCACCTCTTG TGGGCACCATCCCTGAGCAGCTGGGTCAATGCTGCTGTCACCTGCAGAACCACGAGCCTCGCAGTCGCAGCTCCTCAGGAG GTTCTCCCGTTCCATCCTCTCAGCTCCTTGGGGCTCGACTCCAGAGTGCCCCCACATTGACTGAGTTCTACCAGACCAGACAGAAGCTCCACAAGCAGCTGTCAGACCCCGTtcatccttcctcctcctcctcatgcagTCACTCCCCTCAGTTTGGCCGACCAGCCAACCTTGGCTCCTCCCCAACCAAGCTGTTGGGCTCCTCCCCCCGTATGTCTGACTGGCTGCAGAAGTCTCCGCTGCCCACCATTATTGGCTCTCCCACCAAG ATAATTTCTGCGCCATTCAAAATTCCTAAAACACAAGCGTCCTGTAACTTGATGGCCCTGGCAGACAGCCCGACGCCCACCAGGACATTAGCAGATGTCCGGGATATGTGTGCCCACTACAGCAGCCCTTATCTCACTGGACGACCAGCTGCCCCTGAGGCCAGTCGGACGTTTGGCAG GTCGGTCAGCACAGGTCGTCTGTCTGAGCATCCAGTCAGAATCACTCTGGGCGGACAAGCATATCAGGGCAGCACCGAGAGCTTAAACACAGAGCGACCCATGGACACAG CCCCTGCAGGTCCAGTCGGGCTTGCTCATGGTGGGTCACCAAGTCCCCGTgcagttgttttcactgtagGTTCACCGCCTAAAAGCAGCACTCCCCCTACCTGCAGCCACCTGTGCACACGACCACGCACCACCTCTG TGGGCTCCAACAGTTCGGCTGGCTCACTATGCTCCACCAGTGGTCGGATCCATGTTGGATCCCCTCCAGGCATGACCATTGGCTCCTCTCCTCCAGGAGGTTTTGGAGGTGGGCATGTTGTTCACGGGGCAGAGGCGGGACCAAGCAGTTTGCGTTATGTACCGTATGGGACCTCCCCTCCAAGTTTGGAAGGATTCATCACCTTTGAAGCACCTGAGCTGCCTGAGGAGACTCTTATGGAG CGTGAGCATACCGACACTCTGATGCACCTGCGTATGATGCTTTCCTTCACCGACTGCGTCCTGGAGATGGCGGCTGTTCGAGCCGGAGGGACAGAGATTGGCATGTCAGCGGCCTCCCTTTACCCTCCTCAAGACAGTGTGGTTGTGGACCAGATTAGCCAGCTCAGCAAAGAGTGGGG gcaGGTAGAGCAGCTGGTTCTCTACATGAAGGCAGCGCAGCTTCTTGcttcctccctccatctggCCAAGGCTCAGATTAAATCAGCCAAGCTCAATCCTTCCACTGCTGTCAAACAGG tgGTGAAGAATCTGAATGAGCGTTACAAAACCTGCATCTCCCTCTGCCggcaactgacagacaaactcaaCAACTTCTTCTCTGATAAGCAGCGATTTGTGGACGAGATCAACAGTGTCACTGCAGAAAAGCTCATCTACAATCAGGCTGTGGAGATG gtTCAGTCTGCAGCTCTAGACGAAATGTTCAAGCAGACGGAGGATATCGCCTACCGCTACAGCAAGGCTTCCATGCTGCTCGATGGCCTCTCTAAGATCCTGCAGGACCCCAGTGACATTGAGAATGTGGTCAAAT ACAAGGCGAGTGTGGACCGCAGGATCTCCACCCTTTGCTACTGCACTGTCACGCTCTATGAATAG